A single region of the Marmota flaviventris isolate mMarFla1 chromosome 10, mMarFla1.hap1, whole genome shotgun sequence genome encodes:
- the Ppox gene encoding protoporphyrinogen oxidase isoform X5, translating into MSRTVVVLGGGISGLAASYHLSRAPRPPKVVLVEGSKRLGGWIRSIRGPGGAIFELGPRGIRPAGVLGARTLLLISELGLDSEVLPVRGDHPAAQNRFLYVDGALHPLPSGLRGLLRPSPPFSKPLLWAGLRELTKPRGKEPDETVHSFAQRRLGPEVASLAMDSICRGVFAGNSRELSIRSCFPSLFQAEQTHRSVILGLLLGAGQSPQPDSALIRQARAERWSQWSLRGGMETLPQTLDTYLTSRGVSVLRGQPVCGLSLQAEGHWKVSLGDSSLEADHIISAIPASALSKLLPTEAAPLAQVLNTITAVSVAVVNLQYRGARLPVQVMLGGSWLQTLEASGCVLSQELFQKQAQEAVATQLGLKEPPSHCLVHLHKNCIPQYTLGHWQKLESAMKFLAAQRLPLTLAGASYEGVAVNDCIESGRQAAISVLGPESNS; encoded by the exons ATGAGCCGGACAGTGGTCGTGCTGGGCGGAGGCATCAGCGGCTTGGCCGCCAGTTACCATTTGAGCCGAGCCCCACGTCCACCTAAG GTAGTCTTGGTGGAGGGTAGCAAGCGTTTGGGAGGCTGGATCCGTTCAATCAGAGGGCCCGGTGGTGCGATTTTTGAACTTGGACCTCGGGGAATTCGGCCAGCCGGAGTTTTGGGAGCCCGCACTCTGCTCCTG ATTTCTGAGCTTGGCTTGGACTCAGAAGTGTTGCCTGTCCGGGGAGACCACCCAGCTGCCCAGAACAGGTTCCTGTATGTAGATGGTGCCCTGCACCCCCTGCCTTCTGGCCTCAG GGGGCTACTCCGTCCTTCACCCCCCTTCTCCAAACCTCTGCTTTGGGCTGGGCTGAGGGAGTTGACCAAGCCCCGGGGCAAAGAACCTGATGAGACTGTGCACAGTTTTGCCCAGCGCCGTCTTGGACCTGAG GTGGCATCTCTAGCCATGGACAGTATCTGCCGTGGAGTGTTTGCAGGCAATAGCCGTGAGCTCAGCATCAGGTCCTGTTTTCCAAGTCTCTTCCAAGCTGAGCAGACCCATCGTTCAGTAATACTGGGGCTCCTGCTGGGAGCAG GGCAGAGCCCACAGCCAGACTCAGCACTTATTCGCCAGGCCCGGGCTGAGCGCTGGAGCCAATGGTCACTCCGTGGAGGGATGGAGACGTTGCCCCAGACCCTTGACACCTACCTGACTAGTAGGGGAGTCAGTGTTCTCAGAGGTCAGCCAGTATGTGGGCTCTCTCTCCAAGCAGAAGGGCACTGGAAG gtGTCTCTGGGGGATAGTAGTCTAGAAGCCGACCACATTATTAGTGCCATTCCAGCTTCAG CACTCAGCAAGCTGCTCCCTACAGAGGCAGCTCCCCTGGCTCAAGTCCTTAATACCATCACTGCTGTGTCTGTGGCTGTGGTGAACCTACAGTACCGAGGAGCTCGCCTGCCTGTCCAG GTAATGTTAGGAGGTTCCTGGTTACAGACACTGGAGGCTAGTGGCTGTGTTTTATCTCAGGAGCTATTCCAGAAGCAGGCACAGGAAGCAGTTGCCACACAATTAGGACTGAAGGAGCCACCAAGTCACTGTTTGGTCCATCTACACAAG AACTGCATTCCTCAGTATACACTAGGCCACTGGCAAAAACTGG agTCAGCTATGAAATTCCTGGCTGCTCAAAGGTTGCCCTTGACTCTGGCTGGAGCCTCCTATGAGGGGGTTGCTGTCAATGACTGTATAGAGAGTGGGCGCCAGGCAGCAATCAGTGTCTTGGGCCCAGAATCTAACAGCTGA
- the Ppox gene encoding protoporphyrinogen oxidase isoform X3, with protein MSRTVVVLGGGISGLAASYHLSRAPRPPKVVLVEGSKRLGGWIRSIRGPGGAIFELGPRGIRPAGVLGARTLLLISELGLDSEVLPVRGDHPAAQNRFLYVDGALHPLPSGLRGLLRPSPPFSKPLLWAGLRELTKPRGKEPDETVHSFAQRRLGPEVASLAMDSICRGVFAGNSRELSIRSCFPSLFQAEQTHRSVILGLLLGAGQSPQPDSALIRQARAERWSQWSLRGGMETLPQTLDTYLTSRGVSVLRGQPVCGLSLQAEGHWKVSLGDSSLEADHIISAIPASALSKLLPTEAAPLAQVLNTITAVSVAVVNLQYRGARLPVQGFGHLVPSSEDPGVLGIVYDSVAFPEQDGSPPGLRVTVMLGGSWLQTLEASGCVLSQELFQKQAQEAVATQLGLKEPPSHCLVHLHKNCIPQYTLGHWQKLESAMKFLAAQRLPLTLAGASYEGVAVNDCIESGRQAAISVLGPESNS; from the exons ATGAGCCGGACAGTGGTCGTGCTGGGCGGAGGCATCAGCGGCTTGGCCGCCAGTTACCATTTGAGCCGAGCCCCACGTCCACCTAAG GTAGTCTTGGTGGAGGGTAGCAAGCGTTTGGGAGGCTGGATCCGTTCAATCAGAGGGCCCGGTGGTGCGATTTTTGAACTTGGACCTCGGGGAATTCGGCCAGCCGGAGTTTTGGGAGCCCGCACTCTGCTCCTG ATTTCTGAGCTTGGCTTGGACTCAGAAGTGTTGCCTGTCCGGGGAGACCACCCAGCTGCCCAGAACAGGTTCCTGTATGTAGATGGTGCCCTGCACCCCCTGCCTTCTGGCCTCAG GGGGCTACTCCGTCCTTCACCCCCCTTCTCCAAACCTCTGCTTTGGGCTGGGCTGAGGGAGTTGACCAAGCCCCGGGGCAAAGAACCTGATGAGACTGTGCACAGTTTTGCCCAGCGCCGTCTTGGACCTGAG GTGGCATCTCTAGCCATGGACAGTATCTGCCGTGGAGTGTTTGCAGGCAATAGCCGTGAGCTCAGCATCAGGTCCTGTTTTCCAAGTCTCTTCCAAGCTGAGCAGACCCATCGTTCAGTAATACTGGGGCTCCTGCTGGGAGCAG GGCAGAGCCCACAGCCAGACTCAGCACTTATTCGCCAGGCCCGGGCTGAGCGCTGGAGCCAATGGTCACTCCGTGGAGGGATGGAGACGTTGCCCCAGACCCTTGACACCTACCTGACTAGTAGGGGAGTCAGTGTTCTCAGAGGTCAGCCAGTATGTGGGCTCTCTCTCCAAGCAGAAGGGCACTGGAAG gtGTCTCTGGGGGATAGTAGTCTAGAAGCCGACCACATTATTAGTGCCATTCCAGCTTCAG CACTCAGCAAGCTGCTCCCTACAGAGGCAGCTCCCCTGGCTCAAGTCCTTAATACCATCACTGCTGTGTCTGTGGCTGTGGTGAACCTACAGTACCGAGGAGCTCGCCTGCCTGTCCAG ggATTTGGACATTTAGTACCATCCTCAGAAGACCCAGGTGTCCTGGGAATCGTGTATGACTCAGTTGCTTTCCCTGAGCAGGATGGGAGCCCCCCTGGCCTCAGAGTGACT GTAATGTTAGGAGGTTCCTGGTTACAGACACTGGAGGCTAGTGGCTGTGTTTTATCTCAGGAGCTATTCCAGAAGCAGGCACAGGAAGCAGTTGCCACACAATTAGGACTGAAGGAGCCACCAAGTCACTGTTTGGTCCATCTACACAAG AACTGCATTCCTCAGTATACACTAGGCCACTGGCAAAAACTGG agTCAGCTATGAAATTCCTGGCTGCTCAAAGGTTGCCCTTGACTCTGGCTGGAGCCTCCTATGAGGGGGTTGCTGTCAATGACTGTATAGAGAGTGGGCGCCAGGCAGCAATCAGTGTCTTGGGCCCAGAATCTAACAGCTGA
- the Ppox gene encoding protoporphyrinogen oxidase isoform X4 encodes MSRTVVVLGGGISGLAASYHLSRAPRPPKVVLVEGSKRLGGWIRSIRGPGGAIFELGPRGIRPAGVLGARTLLLVRGLCNVICGEQISELGLDSEVLPVRGDHPAAQNRFLYVDGALHPLPSGLRGLLRPSPPFSKPLLWAGLRELTKPRGKEPDETVHSFAQRRLGPEVASLAMDSICRGVFAGNSRELSIRSCFPSLFQAEQTHRSVILGLLLGAGQSPQPDSALIRQARAERWSQWSLRGGMETLPQTLDTYLTSRGVSVLRGQPVCGLSLQAEGHWKVSLGDSSLEADHIISAIPASALSKLLPTEAAPLAQVLNTITAVSVAVVNLQYRGARLPVQVMLGGSWLQTLEASGCVLSQELFQKQAQEAVATQLGLKEPPSHCLVHLHKNCIPQYTLGHWQKLESAMKFLAAQRLPLTLAGASYEGVAVNDCIESGRQAAISVLGPESNS; translated from the exons ATGAGCCGGACAGTGGTCGTGCTGGGCGGAGGCATCAGCGGCTTGGCCGCCAGTTACCATTTGAGCCGAGCCCCACGTCCACCTAAG GTAGTCTTGGTGGAGGGTAGCAAGCGTTTGGGAGGCTGGATCCGTTCAATCAGAGGGCCCGGTGGTGCGATTTTTGAACTTGGACCTCGGGGAATTCGGCCAGCCGGAGTTTTGGGAGCCCGCACTCTGCTCCTGGTGAGAGGCTTGTGCAATGT GATATGTGGAGAGCAGATTTCTGAGCTTGGCTTGGACTCAGAAGTGTTGCCTGTCCGGGGAGACCACCCAGCTGCCCAGAACAGGTTCCTGTATGTAGATGGTGCCCTGCACCCCCTGCCTTCTGGCCTCAG GGGGCTACTCCGTCCTTCACCCCCCTTCTCCAAACCTCTGCTTTGGGCTGGGCTGAGGGAGTTGACCAAGCCCCGGGGCAAAGAACCTGATGAGACTGTGCACAGTTTTGCCCAGCGCCGTCTTGGACCTGAG GTGGCATCTCTAGCCATGGACAGTATCTGCCGTGGAGTGTTTGCAGGCAATAGCCGTGAGCTCAGCATCAGGTCCTGTTTTCCAAGTCTCTTCCAAGCTGAGCAGACCCATCGTTCAGTAATACTGGGGCTCCTGCTGGGAGCAG GGCAGAGCCCACAGCCAGACTCAGCACTTATTCGCCAGGCCCGGGCTGAGCGCTGGAGCCAATGGTCACTCCGTGGAGGGATGGAGACGTTGCCCCAGACCCTTGACACCTACCTGACTAGTAGGGGAGTCAGTGTTCTCAGAGGTCAGCCAGTATGTGGGCTCTCTCTCCAAGCAGAAGGGCACTGGAAG gtGTCTCTGGGGGATAGTAGTCTAGAAGCCGACCACATTATTAGTGCCATTCCAGCTTCAG CACTCAGCAAGCTGCTCCCTACAGAGGCAGCTCCCCTGGCTCAAGTCCTTAATACCATCACTGCTGTGTCTGTGGCTGTGGTGAACCTACAGTACCGAGGAGCTCGCCTGCCTGTCCAG GTAATGTTAGGAGGTTCCTGGTTACAGACACTGGAGGCTAGTGGCTGTGTTTTATCTCAGGAGCTATTCCAGAAGCAGGCACAGGAAGCAGTTGCCACACAATTAGGACTGAAGGAGCCACCAAGTCACTGTTTGGTCCATCTACACAAG AACTGCATTCCTCAGTATACACTAGGCCACTGGCAAAAACTGG agTCAGCTATGAAATTCCTGGCTGCTCAAAGGTTGCCCTTGACTCTGGCTGGAGCCTCCTATGAGGGGGTTGCTGTCAATGACTGTATAGAGAGTGGGCGCCAGGCAGCAATCAGTGTCTTGGGCCCAGAATCTAACAGCTGA
- the Ppox gene encoding protoporphyrinogen oxidase isoform X6 has protein sequence MDSICRGVFAGNSRELSIRSCFPSLFQAEQTHRSVILGLLLGAGQSPQPDSALIRQARAERWSQWSLRGGMETLPQTLDTYLTSRGVSVLRGQPVCGLSLQAEGHWKVSLGDSSLEADHIISAIPASALSKLLPTEAAPLAQVLNTITAVSVAVVNLQYRGARLPVQGFGHLVPSSEDPGVLGIVYDSVAFPEQDGSPPGLRVTVMLGGSWLQTLEASGCVLSQELFQKQAQEAVATQLGLKEPPSHCLVHLHKNCIPQYTLGHWQKLESAMKFLAAQRLPLTLAGASYEGVAVNDCIESGRQAAISVLGPESNS, from the exons ATGGACAGTATCTGCCGTGGAGTGTTTGCAGGCAATAGCCGTGAGCTCAGCATCAGGTCCTGTTTTCCAAGTCTCTTCCAAGCTGAGCAGACCCATCGTTCAGTAATACTGGGGCTCCTGCTGGGAGCAG GGCAGAGCCCACAGCCAGACTCAGCACTTATTCGCCAGGCCCGGGCTGAGCGCTGGAGCCAATGGTCACTCCGTGGAGGGATGGAGACGTTGCCCCAGACCCTTGACACCTACCTGACTAGTAGGGGAGTCAGTGTTCTCAGAGGTCAGCCAGTATGTGGGCTCTCTCTCCAAGCAGAAGGGCACTGGAAG gtGTCTCTGGGGGATAGTAGTCTAGAAGCCGACCACATTATTAGTGCCATTCCAGCTTCAG CACTCAGCAAGCTGCTCCCTACAGAGGCAGCTCCCCTGGCTCAAGTCCTTAATACCATCACTGCTGTGTCTGTGGCTGTGGTGAACCTACAGTACCGAGGAGCTCGCCTGCCTGTCCAG ggATTTGGACATTTAGTACCATCCTCAGAAGACCCAGGTGTCCTGGGAATCGTGTATGACTCAGTTGCTTTCCCTGAGCAGGATGGGAGCCCCCCTGGCCTCAGAGTGACT GTAATGTTAGGAGGTTCCTGGTTACAGACACTGGAGGCTAGTGGCTGTGTTTTATCTCAGGAGCTATTCCAGAAGCAGGCACAGGAAGCAGTTGCCACACAATTAGGACTGAAGGAGCCACCAAGTCACTGTTTGGTCCATCTACACAAG AACTGCATTCCTCAGTATACACTAGGCCACTGGCAAAAACTGG agTCAGCTATGAAATTCCTGGCTGCTCAAAGGTTGCCCTTGACTCTGGCTGGAGCCTCCTATGAGGGGGTTGCTGTCAATGACTGTATAGAGAGTGGGCGCCAGGCAGCAATCAGTGTCTTGGGCCCAGAATCTAACAGCTGA
- the Ppox gene encoding protoporphyrinogen oxidase isoform X2, whose amino-acid sequence MSRTVVVLGGGISGLAASYHLSRAPRPPKSWWRVASVWEAGSVQSEGPVVRFLNLDLGEFGQPEFWEPALCSWICGEQISELGLDSEVLPVRGDHPAAQNRFLYVDGALHPLPSGLRGLLRPSPPFSKPLLWAGLRELTKPRGKEPDETVHSFAQRRLGPEVASLAMDSICRGVFAGNSRELSIRSCFPSLFQAEQTHRSVILGLLLGAGQSPQPDSALIRQARAERWSQWSLRGGMETLPQTLDTYLTSRGVSVLRGQPVCGLSLQAEGHWKVSLGDSSLEADHIISAIPASALSKLLPTEAAPLAQVLNTITAVSVAVVNLQYRGARLPVQGFGHLVPSSEDPGVLGIVYDSVAFPEQDGSPPGLRVTVMLGGSWLQTLEASGCVLSQELFQKQAQEAVATQLGLKEPPSHCLVHLHKNCIPQYTLGHWQKLESAMKFLAAQRLPLTLAGASYEGVAVNDCIESGRQAAISVLGPESNS is encoded by the exons ATGAGCCGGACAGTGGTCGTGCTGGGCGGAGGCATCAGCGGCTTGGCCGCCAGTTACCATTTGAGCCGAGCCCCACGTCCACCTAAG TCTTGGTGGAGGGTAGCAAGCGTTTGGGAGGCTGGATCCGTTCAATCAGAGGGCCCGGTGGTGCGATTTTTGAACTTGGACCTCGGGGAATTCGGCCAGCCGGAGTTTTGGGAGCCCGCACTCTGCTCCTG GATATGTGGAGAGCAGATTTCTGAGCTTGGCTTGGACTCAGAAGTGTTGCCTGTCCGGGGAGACCACCCAGCTGCCCAGAACAGGTTCCTGTATGTAGATGGTGCCCTGCACCCCCTGCCTTCTGGCCTCAG GGGGCTACTCCGTCCTTCACCCCCCTTCTCCAAACCTCTGCTTTGGGCTGGGCTGAGGGAGTTGACCAAGCCCCGGGGCAAAGAACCTGATGAGACTGTGCACAGTTTTGCCCAGCGCCGTCTTGGACCTGAG GTGGCATCTCTAGCCATGGACAGTATCTGCCGTGGAGTGTTTGCAGGCAATAGCCGTGAGCTCAGCATCAGGTCCTGTTTTCCAAGTCTCTTCCAAGCTGAGCAGACCCATCGTTCAGTAATACTGGGGCTCCTGCTGGGAGCAG GGCAGAGCCCACAGCCAGACTCAGCACTTATTCGCCAGGCCCGGGCTGAGCGCTGGAGCCAATGGTCACTCCGTGGAGGGATGGAGACGTTGCCCCAGACCCTTGACACCTACCTGACTAGTAGGGGAGTCAGTGTTCTCAGAGGTCAGCCAGTATGTGGGCTCTCTCTCCAAGCAGAAGGGCACTGGAAG gtGTCTCTGGGGGATAGTAGTCTAGAAGCCGACCACATTATTAGTGCCATTCCAGCTTCAG CACTCAGCAAGCTGCTCCCTACAGAGGCAGCTCCCCTGGCTCAAGTCCTTAATACCATCACTGCTGTGTCTGTGGCTGTGGTGAACCTACAGTACCGAGGAGCTCGCCTGCCTGTCCAG ggATTTGGACATTTAGTACCATCCTCAGAAGACCCAGGTGTCCTGGGAATCGTGTATGACTCAGTTGCTTTCCCTGAGCAGGATGGGAGCCCCCCTGGCCTCAGAGTGACT GTAATGTTAGGAGGTTCCTGGTTACAGACACTGGAGGCTAGTGGCTGTGTTTTATCTCAGGAGCTATTCCAGAAGCAGGCACAGGAAGCAGTTGCCACACAATTAGGACTGAAGGAGCCACCAAGTCACTGTTTGGTCCATCTACACAAG AACTGCATTCCTCAGTATACACTAGGCCACTGGCAAAAACTGG agTCAGCTATGAAATTCCTGGCTGCTCAAAGGTTGCCCTTGACTCTGGCTGGAGCCTCCTATGAGGGGGTTGCTGTCAATGACTGTATAGAGAGTGGGCGCCAGGCAGCAATCAGTGTCTTGGGCCCAGAATCTAACAGCTGA
- the Ppox gene encoding protoporphyrinogen oxidase isoform X1 gives MSRTVVVLGGGISGLAASYHLSRAPRPPKVVLVEGSKRLGGWIRSIRGPGGAIFELGPRGIRPAGVLGARTLLLVRGLCNVICGEQISELGLDSEVLPVRGDHPAAQNRFLYVDGALHPLPSGLRGLLRPSPPFSKPLLWAGLRELTKPRGKEPDETVHSFAQRRLGPEVASLAMDSICRGVFAGNSRELSIRSCFPSLFQAEQTHRSVILGLLLGAGQSPQPDSALIRQARAERWSQWSLRGGMETLPQTLDTYLTSRGVSVLRGQPVCGLSLQAEGHWKVSLGDSSLEADHIISAIPASALSKLLPTEAAPLAQVLNTITAVSVAVVNLQYRGARLPVQGFGHLVPSSEDPGVLGIVYDSVAFPEQDGSPPGLRVTVMLGGSWLQTLEASGCVLSQELFQKQAQEAVATQLGLKEPPSHCLVHLHKNCIPQYTLGHWQKLESAMKFLAAQRLPLTLAGASYEGVAVNDCIESGRQAAISVLGPESNS, from the exons ATGAGCCGGACAGTGGTCGTGCTGGGCGGAGGCATCAGCGGCTTGGCCGCCAGTTACCATTTGAGCCGAGCCCCACGTCCACCTAAG GTAGTCTTGGTGGAGGGTAGCAAGCGTTTGGGAGGCTGGATCCGTTCAATCAGAGGGCCCGGTGGTGCGATTTTTGAACTTGGACCTCGGGGAATTCGGCCAGCCGGAGTTTTGGGAGCCCGCACTCTGCTCCTGGTGAGAGGCTTGTGCAATGT GATATGTGGAGAGCAGATTTCTGAGCTTGGCTTGGACTCAGAAGTGTTGCCTGTCCGGGGAGACCACCCAGCTGCCCAGAACAGGTTCCTGTATGTAGATGGTGCCCTGCACCCCCTGCCTTCTGGCCTCAG GGGGCTACTCCGTCCTTCACCCCCCTTCTCCAAACCTCTGCTTTGGGCTGGGCTGAGGGAGTTGACCAAGCCCCGGGGCAAAGAACCTGATGAGACTGTGCACAGTTTTGCCCAGCGCCGTCTTGGACCTGAG GTGGCATCTCTAGCCATGGACAGTATCTGCCGTGGAGTGTTTGCAGGCAATAGCCGTGAGCTCAGCATCAGGTCCTGTTTTCCAAGTCTCTTCCAAGCTGAGCAGACCCATCGTTCAGTAATACTGGGGCTCCTGCTGGGAGCAG GGCAGAGCCCACAGCCAGACTCAGCACTTATTCGCCAGGCCCGGGCTGAGCGCTGGAGCCAATGGTCACTCCGTGGAGGGATGGAGACGTTGCCCCAGACCCTTGACACCTACCTGACTAGTAGGGGAGTCAGTGTTCTCAGAGGTCAGCCAGTATGTGGGCTCTCTCTCCAAGCAGAAGGGCACTGGAAG gtGTCTCTGGGGGATAGTAGTCTAGAAGCCGACCACATTATTAGTGCCATTCCAGCTTCAG CACTCAGCAAGCTGCTCCCTACAGAGGCAGCTCCCCTGGCTCAAGTCCTTAATACCATCACTGCTGTGTCTGTGGCTGTGGTGAACCTACAGTACCGAGGAGCTCGCCTGCCTGTCCAG ggATTTGGACATTTAGTACCATCCTCAGAAGACCCAGGTGTCCTGGGAATCGTGTATGACTCAGTTGCTTTCCCTGAGCAGGATGGGAGCCCCCCTGGCCTCAGAGTGACT GTAATGTTAGGAGGTTCCTGGTTACAGACACTGGAGGCTAGTGGCTGTGTTTTATCTCAGGAGCTATTCCAGAAGCAGGCACAGGAAGCAGTTGCCACACAATTAGGACTGAAGGAGCCACCAAGTCACTGTTTGGTCCATCTACACAAG AACTGCATTCCTCAGTATACACTAGGCCACTGGCAAAAACTGG agTCAGCTATGAAATTCCTGGCTGCTCAAAGGTTGCCCTTGACTCTGGCTGGAGCCTCCTATGAGGGGGTTGCTGTCAATGACTGTATAGAGAGTGGGCGCCAGGCAGCAATCAGTGTCTTGGGCCCAGAATCTAACAGCTGA